A genomic region of Dermochelys coriacea isolate rDerCor1 chromosome 18, rDerCor1.pri.v4, whole genome shotgun sequence contains the following coding sequences:
- the UTS2 gene encoding urotensin-2, with protein sequence MHTLVFCCLFIISLSCPLLSLPIIDSSEVSYQLSADENTRLNVERLDSLGRAFLLQTLPRLLGAQTEDSPSKAGLSPSSYNPRENVKEAFYGSHPRIALLSRLLAKDRKQNKKRGNLSECFWKYCV encoded by the exons ATGCATACGCTGGTATTCTGCTGTCTCTTTATTATCAGCCTCTCATGTCCTCTCTTGTCTCTCCCTATTATCGACTCCAGTGAGGTGTCCTATCAGCTCTCAG CAGATGAAAATACAAGATTAAATGTGGAGCGATTGGACAGCTTGGGGAGAGCTTTTCTGCTTCAGACTCTGCCAAGGCTCCTGGGGGCACAAACTGAGGACAGTCCCAGCAAAGCAG GTCTCAGCCCCAGCAGCTACAATCCAAGGGAAAATGTGAAAGAG GCTTTCTATGGAAGTCACCCTCGAATTGCTTTGCTGAGCCGCCTGCTGGCCAAGGAtaggaaacagaataaaaaacgTGGGAACCTCTCTGAGTGCTTCTGGAAATATTGTGTGTAA